One Arachis hypogaea cultivar Tifrunner chromosome 18, arahy.Tifrunner.gnm2.J5K5, whole genome shotgun sequence genomic window, ACATTAGTGCCTCATCCCAGATGATCAGTTTAGCCCTGCAAACTAACCTTGCCAATGAACTTCCTTGTTTAATGCAACATATTGAGTTCTCATTTATATCCAAAGGTATCTTAAACCTGGAATGCGCAGTACACTTATTTGGAAGGAGTAGAGAGCCAATGCCACTTGATGCAACATTGAGTACAATATGACCTTCACTACGAATTACAGCTGAAAGGGTCTTGTATAGATATGACTTACTGGTCCGACCATACCCATAGACAAAGAAGAAAATGCCTTTATGCTTGTTAACGACATTACTTATGATATGAAATGCCTTTCTTTGAGCTTCATTCATGCTCTGTAAGTTTTTGACAACTCATCTTTTAGAGATGATAAGTCAAAGTTAAGCTCGTCCATCAACATTCTGTCTTATAATCCATCAATAACATCCAGAGTTAGAAAAGGCATCTGATCATACTCTTTGAGAGACCAACCATTGGCCTGTAATTTCTCCTCTATCTTTGTTAACATCATATTCATTATTTGTTCCTCAGATAGATGTATGTCTACACATGAGAATTAGTAGGGTTACTAACCAGAATAATTATCCTGAGTAGATGCATGTTTCATGAGTTTAGAAGAGGCAATACATATAAATTTGGTCTAACCTTCACGTTGCATGTGTTTCCTTTGTGAGTATAGTACATCTTCAGATAGCACATGACAGCATTGCTGCCACACAATTACTGGTCTACCAATGTAATTTGACAACAAGAGCACAACAAAAAGGTCTCGAAGATAGTTTGCAGACGCCTAGGTGCTTGCCTCTAGTAATGCATCAATGAACTCCTTGTCGTCTTACAACAACTCCAGTGCATAACAGGCTTCCTTAAATGTGTCATACACAACATCATCAACAATACACAAATCAACAAAACTTAGGCACCCCTTCTATATATTTAGTAGCAGCCTCAAATAGTAGTCTTCGCCGTTCCCACGTGGAACATGCGTTAGTCTTCCAACTGAAAATCCTTGTTTCCTCGCCATCCACATGAAAATATCCTCCTTCTATACAAACTTGGTTGGAAATTGACTATATGATAAGGATCTATCGAATTTGAATAGTCTATGTGCAAGCATCCATGCCAGAAGCTTTGTCAACTTCCCATCAACTCTGTCGATAACATCTACAATGTTTTTATGGTCTCTAAATACGACTGCGTGCTTATTTGGCAAGTGAAAAGGTAACCTAATAACAGAAGACTCCTTTAGTTGAATTTTATATCCAAAAAGTTTGCCATAATGCCTCACATGATGATATATACCTGCAGTCGTAGTAATTTCATATCTTGTCAACTACTTGTATGGTATCAGCTTCACTTGTGGTTTGGTAGCATATAGCGGTGACCCTATCATTTTCTTTGTAGACATATTTGAATAGGTACTTGATTGCAGATGTTTGGCATGTATGCTCAACATTGATGTGGCAACCGTATTTTAGCAGCAGTGATGGATTATAGGGAACAATATATGAATTGTCATGGGTAATGTTTTTCTTTATGATAGTGCGGCCATTATCTGATCTTTTATATCTAGGGAATCCAGCATCATCAATAGCAGTTCTTGGCCTGAATAGTTTTGGGTAAAATTTTGAGTACCTACCATTTAACATGCACGGGTTACTATTGTTGTACTTGCCGCATGGTCCATGTACCATGAACTTTTCCACAGCTGCATATAGTTTTGGCCTCATTAACTTATCAGGGATCTCAGTTGAGATGTGCTTGTCAATATCATCAGGTGACCTTGGCTTGTCCAACAGATGCATGAACAGCAATATATGCGCGTGTGGTAGTTAACTTGGCTTTTGGAATTCTACTATGCAGACCTCTGTGCATATTATAATAATAAGTTAGTTATAAGCAACAAACCATGCACATAAAATCTATGAAAGTTAACTTACATGCCACAATCTTCCCAAAAAATCTTCCTTGCTTAAAGTCTGTGATTAACTCACTTAGCTTTATGTGGAATACCCTTGAAATGATGTCAGGCCTATCTTCTGGTTTGAAACCAGTGTCCTTTAGCAATCGCTTAACCTCATTCCATTCCGGATTGCACGTAATGGTTATAAAGTAACTTGGATACCCCGCATATTTGCAAATGGCAAATGCATCCTTGTAGTTGTTAAACATGTATCTTAGACCACCTGTGAAGCTACTTGGTAAAATAATTCTTTGACCGGTGGCAATTGCATTAGCTTCCCCCCTCACCAATGATTTATGCAGTGTACTATACTTGTCCACGCGCAGTTTTGGTTGGTTGTTTCTGATGAATTTTAGCCGCTCGGACTCAATCATAGTATATGCATCCACAATGAATTGATGGAACAATCTCCTCGAATGTAATAATAAGGGAGACTCATGTTCCCTCATTTGAATACAAAATGAGAAGCATTCGCGCATGGTGATGTTCTTCCTTTTTTGGTCTCGTTGATGTCGTATCTAGCAGACATGGCAATGTCGATCTTGAAACCATCTTCTCCATATGGGAATACTAAAGGATAGTGTAAGGCCAAGTACAGTGGATGCATTACATCTATCCTTTGCAACTTGTTAGTAGTAGACTCAAGTATAATATCCCTATCAATTAATGATTCGTCAATGTCTCCTACAATAAAAATAGCAAGCTCAGATGTCATTGGTAGGTTGTAAACTCAGCCATCAGTATTTCTCCTCTTGATCAATTTTAATCTAATGTTAGTTCTGTTGACATCGTTGAACCGATCTGTTGTTGATCGAAAGATCTTGGAGAGTGGGTTGTGTGTGTCTAACATTTGCTTCAGTTGATCCATAATATGAGTTTCAATATCGTTACATGATGTAGAAGACCTaccacataataaaaaaaatagttgtgTTTTAAAATACTTGTTTTTATTTATAGTTATAGGATATTGCATATGGTACGTATCATTAACTGTGCGGCCATGCATAGAGTAATAAGGGAGATATATGTATGTAGTATGCGGTACCTGACAGCATTTATTCGATTCTAAATCTCGTCTGTGTCATAGATATATAGTTGCGTGAATCTTGGCTTGTCATTGTCTTGAGGGATTAGGCTTCTAATAGTATGGTAGTTTTGTCCATTGTTGGTGGCGCAGTACCGTTGTTGATTGATAGATTGATCTTCCCCGCCATTGACGTGAATGCAAACATCGAATTAAACTTTCTTATGATCTTTCTAAAGTATCGACCATTTTCGTGATGACCATAATAAAGGTCATGCAATAGTGCAGGAGGCTCTGTAAGAAATGGCAACTGAATCTTTCCATCCATGCAACAAAGAGCAAACATTGGGATCATATACCTCTTTTTGGCTAATCTCTCTCCATCCCACATACATGAATTACAATGTATACATCGATGCACTAGATCCCTGATGTCCAAGGTATCTATTAATTAAAAAGCGATATGCTCATGGTCAGCAGAAAAAGTAATTTAAAGTAAATGGAATTCCTCAATTAGTCAACATACGTAACAAAATTCTTGTAGTAGATATTATTAACTAATCTTGTTCAGATGTATGCGCTTCTATTTCCAAGTTATCGACTTAATGGTGATCTAAAGAAATGTAATTGAATAATTTAAACAGAAGCATTCTGAAATACATGTTCATATACATTTATACAATATAAGTAAGCTATTAAATAAATAGTAGCTTGCTAATTAGTTGGATTGTAATGATGTACATAGTCAGAGTTTAGAGAAAAATCATCAAATGCGTCTAATGTTGATATATTGATATACATTATACGTTTCACATTAGACATGTTATAAGTTACCTCTGTCTGGTATGTAAGAGAATAAATACAACCCAGCACAATAAATGACTCCATTTAGTACTTACTAACATGCCCCCTCTTAGGTTAGGTACTGTATTCTTTGATCGGGATGGTTGTTCCGTGAGATCGATGACTCCCCACATAAGAATTGTGAGTCGGAAATACGTCTGATGGATACGTTGTTTTCTTTGTTCAGAATCCAATCACGATGATTTGCAGCATGATTGCTTTGCGAAATATTATGGGTTTAGCCAAAAATGTGAAATAGTAAGATAAATCTCGCATGATAAGTGTCTATATAATTAAAGAGTACGTTATGTAAAATAGGTATGCTAgtttttctaatcatgcttttaaaaatctacatcaaaattcaatatctaaagtattttttgatagatacatatttaatgttggatatttttgtcaagtttattaattatttgagGGCATTTTGTCGATAGCAAGATCAAAGTGCATTTTTGTCAATGACGAAATTATTCGAATGCATTTTTGGCAGTTTAcactttaatattaattaaaaaaaataaataaaatctaataacaTGTAAACAAATTTATGTTCTAAACCTAAAGTCTTTTAAATTATGATAGTTATTTAAGTTTTAATCATAGTGTAGAAAACCGAACTGGATTGAACCTTTTGACTGGGTTAATTGGGAACCGGTTATTTGACTGGGTCTGTTGACTCTGAGAACCACCTAGCGAAAAACCGGTTTATAAACCAACCAAATCCCTGATTAACCAGTGAACCGACAGAACTAACCGACCAGGTTTTTTTTAAGATTATTGGTTCAGTGGTAACCCTACAAAACGACGTCGTActgaatttaaaaaaagaaacacaAACCCAATAAGCCAATACCCAGGCCATCccacctctttctctctctgaaaGTGCCCAATACCCCAGGCATCccacctctttctctctctctaaaagtgaaaactggaaaaaaaacccaACCCTAAACCATTAGATACCCAGTGTCCTAGCCACCATCTCAGCCACGAAAGTTCAAACTTATCGCCAAACGGGTGGAGGGTGCTTCTGGCGCCGGGTGGAACTAACCATGGTGGCATTATGCATCATCGCCTATGGAAGGTGAAGGTCTGCTCACGctatgtctctctctctctctatcttatcatttttcttcttgtcATCGTCGCTGCCGATCTCTCTCGGTTGGCGTCGagctctctctttctttccaTGTTGCCGTCAAGCTGTCTGTCTCTGTCACCGTTGAACTCAACAACACCTCCTCTGGTAAACACTGTTGTGTGAATTTATTGTTGATTGATTTTGTACTTTTGTTAATAATGCTGACTGAGTTGCTGGTTTTACTATTTTAGTGATTTTGATTTGCTGAGTTAATAGTATTGAATCACTttctttgataattttttattatcttgagttgttgattttttgaaatattgttgttgctgattGTCTAAAATAATATTGTTGCTGATTTTTTGGATGTGGGTATGTCTGATATTGTAAGCAAGGACAGATCCAAGGGTATGGTAAATGGCCTTGGCCCTCTAAGTTTATTGAAGAAGTATATATATCAGATATgtgattgataaaataaaaaatattttgtgattttatatgtaattatttttaataatgtgatAGGTTTAAGTTTTAATCATTTCTTTTACTGATATttttacttaatcaattttacATCATAGTATCATATACTCAAgtctttatactttttaaattaatttttatatacttatttcTATGAATATAAATGCTtacattattttgttttaataatcaTATTATCTAATTTAGATATTCTTGTAAAAAATACCAAATTTTCTTCTAAACTTATATtgttgaaaagaaaatttttaccTTACTTTTTCATGGTAACTTATTCCAACTATAGTTTTATTTTCAGAtttgtattttatattctaaaagaGTACCAGTATCTTGgagataattaataatttataaattattttcaagtttttgaaacttttaaaataattgatcttaattaaaaagatatgtaaTAACTTCTTAACCAAACATATCATAAAAGTATTGGtatcttataattttatagaGTAATATAGAGTACTATGTAATTCTTATATCGAAaacaaaattattgaaaaaaattctatattttttaatatatattgataaaacCTTTAAAAAATAGCAATTCACTAATTGCATATGATGCATAAATTACTTttatataatgaaaaaaaagaacaaaaaataatgaaaaagtgATTGTAAGTGAGTCTTTGATGAAAATCTTGAAACTAACACTCAATGATGATTATGATTTTTAATGATTAGAGTTTTGTTTGGTTAAAAATTGttagtcaatttttttttggtaGATTTATTATATGTTTGTTAAGAGCTTTGATTATTTGTGATTGCGTGGTATGTTGTTAATTTCATTGTTAATTATATATGTCGTTGTTCAATAGTTGCTAATTGATGATTAGAAATTGTGAAATGTTGAGCCATCCTGTGTCTTTTATTTTTCAGGTTAACACTGTATATATAATAAATCTTAAAATgcaatgatttgaaaaaaatgtaTTGTTAGTTATCCATTGATGAGTAATAACGAAAATATTATTCAAATCGGGATGTGTATTACCTTGAAGGATGAAGCGTTGATTGTTGATTGCTTGCATGATCCAGTGGATGGTTAGTAGGGATGTGTTGTGATGAATGACAACTAAATGGAGcattattatgtattaaaaattatattgttgTTCTTTTAAATGAACCAAGTTTCTCCTCTTGACTGCATTTTTCTTGTAATCAGACCCATAGGGATGAAGCTTAGGGGATACATTCAGACGGAG contains:
- the LOC140181421 gene encoding uncharacterized protein, giving the protein MNEAQRKAFHIISNVVNKHKGIFFFVYGYGRTSKSYLYKTLSAVIRSEGHIVLNVASSGIGSLLLPNKCTAHSRFKIPLDINENSICCIKQGSSLARFELYYNADLPFAGKVVVLGGDFRQILPVIPMGSCQEIVHALIYFKKHAVNNGNECI
- the LOC140181422 gene encoding uncharacterized protein, yielding MHLLDKPRSPDDIDKHISTEIPDKLMRPKLYAAVEKFMVHGPCGKYNNSNPCMLNGRYSKFYPKLFRPRTAIDDAGFPRYKRSDNGRTIIKKNITHDNSYIVPYNPSLLLKYGCHINVEHTCQTSAIKYLFKYVYKENDRVTAICYQTTSEADTIQVVDKI